A genomic window from Brassica oleracea var. oleracea cultivar TO1000 chromosome C8, BOL, whole genome shotgun sequence includes:
- the LOC106310385 gene encoding uncharacterized protein LOC106310385 yields MSSIGANYAQLQVMQKKQKDKMMKKRLEKEKDGGIDGGEGDRVSSAATGKSGNRIFPVKSSQSTTYKEEVGRHQ; encoded by the coding sequence ATGTCGTCTATTGGAGCAAACTACGCACAACTACAAGTTATGCAGAAGAAGCAGAAGGACAAGATGATGAAGAAGAGACTCGAGAAGGAGAAAGATGGCGGCATAGACGGTGGAGAGGGAGACAGAGTTTCTTCGGCTGCCACTGGAAAGAGTGGTAATAGAATATTTCCGGTCAAGTCTTCTCAATCGACGACTTACAAGGAAGAAGTAGGAAGACACCAGTAA
- the LOC106311976 gene encoding UBP1-associated proteins 1A: MAKTLDKSKKRKFVKSENKNKKQKTNQPESSTTPYSTSSSSSDSSDSESEQEFDPEELRELLQPYSKDQLVDLLCSSPRIGSSIYSAVLEAADRDVTHRKIFVYGLPWETTRETLSGVFEGYGEIEECTVVIDKNTGKAKGFGFVTFKSRRGAREALKVPKKRILNRTATCQLAAMGPAGSGKGQDQAGPVKISLGQPQQQQQVFNGGGMAASPFMIGNQYHPVYGGGMMANPALAAAAAAGGGGYMYPMLASALGQMGGIGDPGALGPYFRGGQSLPSAYSDSDTGRKGNGKDSEAGGGSFQGYSNY; this comes from the coding sequence ATGGCGAAAACCCTAGACAAATCGAAGAAGCGCAAATTCGTCAAATCCGAGAACAAAAACAAGAAGCAGAAGACCAACCAACCCGAATCCTCAACGACGCCGTACTCAACTTCCAGCTCAAGCTCCGACTCCAGCGACTCCGAATCGGAGCAAGAATTCGACCCGGAAGAGCTCCGGGAGCTTCTCCAGCCCTACTCCAAGGACCAGCTCGTCGACCTCCTCTGCTCCTCTCCCCGGATCGGATCCTCCATCTACTCCGCCGTCCTCGAAGCCGCCGACCGCGACGTCACCCACCGGAAAATCTTCGTCTACGGCCTCCCCTGGGAGACCACTCGCGAGACTCTCTCCGGAGTCTTCGAAGGCTACGGAGAGATCGAGGAGTGCACCGTCGTCATAGACAAGAACACTGGCAAAGCCAAAGGCTTCGGTTTCGTCACGTTCAAGTCGAGGAGAGGGGCCAGAGAGGCGCTCAAGGTGCCCAAGAAGAGGATTCTCAATAGAACCGCGACGTGCCAGCTGGCTGCGATGGGCCCTGCTGGGTCGGGGAAGGGGCAGGACCAGGCTGGTCCGGTGAAGATTAGTTTGGGACAGCCTCAGCAACAGCAGCAGGTGTTTAACGGTGGTGGAATGGCTGCGTCGCCGTTTATGATTGGGAACCAGTACCATCCGGTTTATGGAGGTGGGATGATGGCGAATCCAGCTTTAGCGGCGGCGGCGGCGGCTGGTGGAGGAGGCTACATGTATCCGATGTTGGCTAGTGCGTTGGGTCAGATGGGTGGGATTGGTGATCCGGGAGCACTCGGGCCTTACTTTAGAGGAGGTCAGAGTCTTCCTAGTGCTTATTCTGATTCGGACACTGGGAGAAAAGGGAATGGTAAAGATTCAGAAGCTGGTGGTGGTTCGTTTCAGGGCTACTCAAACTATTAA